AGGCGGGTCTAGGGGAATCGGATATCTCACATTCGTGTAATGAAGCTGATCGTATCCGTTAACCTGCCAACAAGATGGAACGATGAGATCGTCCCAATCGCTCACATCATTCTCTTCGTTGTAGAATCCATCGGGTGCATCGACCACACTTGAGAAGTATTGGAATTTCCACTTCCCATTCAGGGTCTGATAAAATGGCGAACGCCCCCGCTTCCGGGACTTGGCGTGCTCCACCGTCGCATAGGGAATATAATGAGCGCGTGCCAGCTCTCGATTTTCGTGCAGTTTTCCTGGATTTTCCCACAATTTAGGCAGGTTCTTCATGAACACTCATCCTTTCCTCCGAATCATAAGATAACAACTGCAAGCCTTTAACGAAACGGACTAAAGAAACTTGTTTCGATAATCGGTTGGTGTTAAACCATAATGCTTCTTGAAGCTATCCCGGAAATGATCCTGATCTGTATATCCGATCTGATCACAGATCTCATAAATTTTGATCGTCGGATCCTTAAGGAGCTTAACCGATGCTTCCATCCGTATCTGGATAATAGCATGGTTCAATGTCGTGCCAGTCACCTCCTTGAACACCTGGTTCAAATATTTTTCACTCAATCCAACATGGGAGGCAATATCGTTTAAGGTCAGGCTTCGCTTCATGTAATGAGCCAAAACATATTCAAGAGCCTGATCCACCAGCTTTTTCTTTTTTACATTTCCGCCTATGCTGTTTAGTGGCATTTGACCTGATAGATTGGGGAGCTGCTCTCTCACCAATTGCTCCGCCATAGCAAGCCCATTGCGCTCCTCTTCTTCCTTGCGAAGCTGGGCAACGGCAAGCCCTACCACTCGTTGAATCTGCTCCGGGTCTACCGGCTTCAAGACGTAATCCAGCACTTGCAATGAGATCGCCTTGCGGGCATACTCAAATTCATTCAAGCCTGACAGTATAATGCATTTCATATCCGGATACCGCTGCAGCACACCTATGATCAGCTCGATGCCATTCACCTTTGGCATACTAATATCCGTTAATAGAATATGGGGAGCAAGGACATCCAGTTGTTCCAGAACCTCCTCACCGTTACTCAGTGCTCCGACGACCTCTACCTCAAGCGCACGCCAATCAATGGAGCGAACAATGGCTTCTCGAACAGTCCTTACATCTTCTGCTACCAGCAGCTTATACATTATTCATCCTCCATTCTCTCATCCGGTGCAGGATTTCCGAACAAGCTAGGTCTAAGTCCACCTTCATTCTTAATCGCTTCATCAGCATCAGCGATTAGTGGCATAACCGCTTCCACACAGGTTCCGTTTGGAACCCTGATATACCGCAGACCATAATCTTCCTTCCGTTCCTTGCAGTTCAGTAAAATTCTGCGATGCACATTTAAAGTTCCATAGCCCCCCTCCGAACTCTTCTCCTTGCTGTTCTCTCTAGCTAATCGGTAGTTCATCAAGTCCGGATCTACTCCACTTCCATTGTCCTCCACTCGGAGGATAACGCTTTCAAATTCTCTTCTAGCTGAAATCTCGATTCGACAATCGCTCGTCTTATTGGCAAATCCATGCACAATACAATTTTCCGCAAGCGGCTGCAAAATTAAATGAATCACCTGTACAGAAGCCAGTTCCTCCGGAATATCTATGCTGATCGCTAGGTCATCCAGCATTTGCTTCTGAATGTCTAAGAAAGCTTCTACCTGACAAGCCTCATCCTTAAGAGGGATCCATGTCTTGCCTTTATTTAATCCATAACGGAACATATTGGCAAGCGAACGGACGATCATGCTGGTCTCCATATCTCCGGAAATCAATGCCCGACAGTTGATCAAATCCAATGTATTGTACAAAAAATGAGGATTGATTTGAGCTTGCAACAATTCCAGCTGCAATTGGCGCCGCTCAATTTCTTCAGTGAAGCTCTTCTCAATCAGCTGCCGAATCATAACCAGCATGGCTGAGAACTGTTGGTTCAACTCGTTAATCTCATAGATTTCTGAGATGTCGCTTGGCAGGGGCTGCTCCAGCTGCAGCACATCCTTCCGCTGCATGGCCGTGACTAACCGGGATATCGGAACCGTCACACGAGTAACAATCGAATGCATCCAGAACCCGGATACCAATAGCGCAATAATACCAATAACTGCACAGATCATCGAGATCATAAAGGTATAGCGGCTAAAATGACTCTCTGGAACCAAGGCCACTAGCTTCCAGCCATTGTCGAACGAGTTGTACATAATTCTGTACGATTCATTATCTACAGTTGCTTTCACAGTCCCTTTGGCCCCATGAAGTGATTGAACATATGGCGTGCTGTTCAAATTCTCCATAAATGAATGCCGGGCGCTATATATCACCCGGTTCTTCTCATCCAGCAGCAGATAGTAGCCTTTATCAATAGGTGCATTACCGATTACGCCCTGGATGCTTCGAGTATCCGCACCAACCATCACCGTGCCTATATTCCGGCCATCCTTATAGCTAAGCTTGCGACTAGCCAAATACACCACATTGCCCGTTCCAAAAGGTTGAGCCCACCACACGCCTTCACTCTCATTACGATTCAACCGTTGGTACCATTCTGCATCTATCAGGTCATTAGCCTGATAGATGCCAGTTCCCCCGAAAAAATGGGCGGGTGAAACACTATAAAGACTGCTGGTGGGTTCCAATAACATAGATACGCTATACGTCGTCTGGACTGCATTATTTGAAGCAACATTATGGAGCAAAGACAAGAGAGATAGATTTTGCAAATTCTTCTCCAGCTCAAAAAAATCTCCGATCGACTCATAATCATCCTTATATTGACGATCAATGAGGTTATCAATAAATTGATTGGATCGCACAAACGCACTTACATTTTTCATGGTATCAAACTGATACCAGACATTCCGATGTACAAACTCCATCGACTGCTCCGCCATTTTCAGCGTATGGTTGTTCTGAACTTGAATCAGAATATAGCTGGAAGCCGTCGTGGACAGGACGATAAATACCACAATCAAACCTAAGAGTGGCAAGCTCAACTTGTTGAACAAGCGTGAGGTTTTACGCGATGCGCTCTGTCCCATCTTCTCACCCCCTGCACATGGAATATCACCCCTTAACGGAGCCTACCATCATCCCCTGATCAAAATATTTTTGAACAAAAGGATAGATAATCAGCATCGGCAAAGCTACGATTACGATCGCTGACATTTGGATGCCAATCGTTGGCGGAGGTGTAGTTCCAGCCGCCTCTAACAGCTCAGGAGGTAAGCTGGAACTGGCTATAATGGTGCGGAGCACTAATTGCACCGGTGCCTTGTTCCAATCCGTCACATACAGCATAGCATTAAAGAAATCATTCCAGTAGACTACCAAATACATTAAACCGATAGAGGCCAAAACCGGCATGGACAGCGGCAAGACAATTTGCCACAAAATGCGGAATTCCGAGGCTCCGTCGATAGCAGCAGACTCCTTCAAGCTTTTGGGGATCCCCTCAAAGAAGGTTTTCATAATGATCATATAGAACGCGCTGAACGCCATAACTAGAATCAATACATACGAGGTGTTCAGAAGCCCTAATTGCTTGATCGTGATATAGGTAGGGATCATTCCCCCTCTAAATAACATCGTAAAAACAAAAAACAGAATAAGAATTCTACGTCCAGGCAGCTTTTTCTCAGCTAATGCATAGGCGGCGCCAGAGGTCAGAATTAGTGCAAGAATCACGCCCCCAACTGTGTTCTTCAGCGTATTCCCATAGGATTGATATATCAGTGAACCCTTCTCCAGCAAATACTTGTAATACTCTAGGCTAAACGAAGCTGGGAACAAGACCATGCCATTCTTGGCACTGAATATATGATAAGGAGTAACGGATACAGTAATGACATACCAGAAGGGCAAAATAATAACAACGGTCATGAGCGACAAAAGAATATAGTTAGAGACAACAAATAACTTCTCTGTAGCGGTAAGCTTCATGATTCGGTCTCCTCTCTAGAAAATGCCCGAATCATTGATTCGTTTGGCAAAATGATTGGCTGTAACTACCATCGCTAATCCGATAATTCCTTTGATAACATCTGCCGCAGCGGCCACGCTAATATTGAATTGCTCCACCCCGACGCGATAAATATACGTATCCAAATTATCACCGACCTGCAGGACCATGGGGTTGTACAGATTGATCACCTGATCAAGACCCGCGCTCATAATAAAGCCAACCCGTAAAATAAACATGACTACGATCGTACCTGATATCCCCGGCAGCGTCATGTAAATGATGCGCTGGAAGCGGGTGGCTCCATCCACAACAGCCGCTTCATTAACTTCCGGATTCAGGCCGGCGATGGCCGCGATATATATAATTGCCGCCCATCCCATCTCCTTCATTGCGTCGGTCACCACCAAGATCGTTCGGAAGTAATGATGATCGGCAAGCAAATAAGCAGGACTTCCGCCTAGAAGCTCGATCAGCTTATTAACAATCCCGGTTTCCGGAGAGAGAAGTAGAGTAATAATTCCCCCGTATACGACCCAGGAGACGAATCTCGGCAGGTACACGGCTGTTTGCAGCGTCTTTTTGAACCATTTGATACGAATTTCATTTAAGGCAAGTGCTAATAGAATTGGACAGATAAAGCCGCTAATCATCTTGTACAAATTAATGATCAGCGTATTTTTAAAGGCCGTCCAGAACATATCGGACTCAAACAATGCATGAAAATATTTTAGTCCTGCCCATTCACTACCACTGATTCCGCGAATAAAATTGTAGTCCATAAAGGCTACGCTGATCCCGAAAACCGGGAGATAATCAAAAATGAATACCCACAAAAATGCCGGAAGTAAAAGAAGATACAACAGTTTAAACTTCCATATCCGATCCAGCACTTTCTTCAATCCTGATTCAGGCACAGTTCCAACGATCATTTGCGCCGATTCCAACTCGCTCCCCATTCTTTTTATGCCTCCTTGTTCCTTCTATAGCCGTTTCGAAAGGGCTTTCATAAATAATATATCTAATCCCCCCTTATCCGAAAACCGGACAGAAGCGAAGTATTACAGGGGAAAAGTCGAGTTTTCGATTACTATGAAAAAAGAACAGGAGCAGGCTGCCCTGGGAGGAGCGGACCTATTCCCGTTCTTTGTTTGTGCGTTCAATGGGCCTGTGATTTGCCCTACCCTGAAAAGGGATTACTTGCCCTGTTTTTTCATGAAGGATGCTTCCAACTCGCTTAAAATTTGCGATCCGCCTTGGGACTTCCATTTTTCTACGAATTCATCGAACTTCTTGATGTCCCCGCCCATAATAATCTGAGTAAATACAGAGTCGCGCATCGTATTGAGCTCCACCAGCTTGGCAATTTTGGTTGGAGAATCCAAGAAGTTGGAGGCATCAGTGATTTGATACTTATTCGTGATAGCTACATCAAGCGCCTGGAAATGCCGAAGCGGCAACGATTCTAAGTAACGCGGCCAGCCTTTCAGCCCAGGGGCAAACAGATAGCTTTGGATACCGCGGAAATTACCGTCTTTGTCTTGCATTGTTTTAGGATCTACCAGATCCGTCACAACCGACATTTTATCATTCTCAATTTTGTAGTCTTCGCCTTCAATTCCCCACACGGTAAGCATCTGATTCTCCAGTGACAATGAATCCTCAATAATCTGCAGCACCCGTGCAGGATCTTTCGTCTTGACGCTAATTGCCGTCATTTGGTTGAATGGGGCACCTGCAGGAGCTACTGCCTTACCATCGGATCCGACGAGGGAACCTGTCAGTGTTAAGTATTTGAAAGGTGAATTGGATTGGTCAGGCAAGCTGCCATCCGATGCCAGTTCTCCGCTTTGCTTCAACAGATTCGTCTCGATTTGTGTATCATAATCGTTAGCTGTAGACCACCAGCCCATCCAGGAGAACAGCTTGCCGCTATACAGCTTGGTCCGCAGCTGTTCTTCCTTGATCGTCGCGAATTCCTTATCAATAAGCCCTTCCGAGTACATCTTTTGCAGGTAAAGAAGTGCATCTCTCATTTTCGGATCGATATCATAATTGCTGAACTTGCCATCCGTTTCCGTGAAGAAGCCTGGCGTCACCCCGAATGCGCCAAAAATATGGTCAAAGGAATTGTTGGCATATTTTTGTTGTCCGACCTCCGCGTTATAACCTCCGAGTGGAATAACATCGGGATTCTCTGCCTTGATCTTCTTGAGCAGATTGTAATAGTCATCAAGCGTCGTCGGCACCGGTGTGCTTCCCAGGAGATCTGCACGCATTACCAAATCCCAGCGGTAGCCAGCTCCCGGACCACCCTGATAAGGAATTCCGTATAATTTACCGTTGACCAAGGCCTGTTCGAACACTTCCGCAGGCACTTCTTTAACAATGTTTGGCGTATCTTTCTCATTGATCAGATCAGTCAGGTCAACAAAGGCGCCCTGCTGCGCATATTTTTGGAAGTCATCAGCAAAATCAATTCTGACCACATCAGGAATATCTCCGCTGGTCATCTTCAGATTCAGCTTCGTCTTGTACTGCTGCACATCCACCATTTCTGGTACGATCTCAATGTTCAGTTTTTTCTCAATTGCCTGCTTCACGACATCCTTGGAATAATCATACGGCTTCGATATATCCTGCCCTTTCAGCCAATTCAGCTTATAAGGCTGATCTGCAGTGTTCGTCTCCTTTCCCTCAGACGGTGAAGAAGACGGCGAGGCAGACGGTTCTCCAGAGTTGCCACATCCCGTTAATGCTACCGTACCTGCTAGAACAACAGCCAGCATACTACTAGTCAACTTTCTCCCTAATTTTGTCATTTACTAGAAGACCTCCTCAAATTGTACTCTATTTCCCCTTAAAAACGGACTGACCTAAAGCTGAAAGGAAAGCGTTCACATGTCAAAATTAATAAAAAATACCTTCCCTGAAAACCGGGGAAAAGGACGATAATACCGGATAAAAGTCTTATTTGCCTGCTATGAGTGTAACAAGCCCTGCGGGCGGAACAGAAATTTGCTGTAGCCCTTCAATTCCCAGCTTGTATTCCTGCACCACACGTCCGGTAGTGTCCTGTACCGTAACTGCTCTGGGACCAGCGTTAGCTGCCCACTCCACAATTATTCCATTCTCTCGCATACCATTGATCAGTATCACGGTCTCCGGCAGCTCCCTATCAAGGGGAACTACAGTCCGCTCATAAGCAGTGGCGATTAATATATCACTCGTTACAGCTACGACCACAGGGTACAGAAGCTCCGGATGATAAGGCTCGAGCTGTCCATCCAACAAAACATGCCGATGTTTTCTCCAGAAGCACAGCCAAAAAGCTGCCATTTCTTGATGTCGCACAGGAAGCTGATCCAATCTAACCGAGATTTGCGGCACAGCAAACAATACATTGATGAGCTGAAGTGCTGCCGATTCTACCGGATCTTTGATGCTCCACATTATTGGATCAGCGTGTGCAGCCGTGCTGCCGCACAGAAGTCGAATATCCAAAGTGCGTACCCGATTCTCGATAGAATCATTTGGGCAATCGGACGCTCGGAACATATTGCCGTATTTGCGCATATGCGGCCCAATATAAGATTGGCGGAACTCAATCATCACATTCGGTTTGATCATACGCAGACGATGCATAATGTCGGTCATGAGCCGATCCACCGCTTCCGATACCGATACATAATCCCGTCCGTTGCCGTACTCCGGCTTCTGTCCCCCTGGGGGCAGGAAGCTGTCCATAAAATCCAGCTTGAAACCGTCCAAGTCCCATTCTAACAGCGCTTTTTCATAGATTCCGATTAAATATTCACGTACCTCGGAATATCGGGGGTCCACGATTCCCCAACCCCGCTCTTCAATCGTATACAGCATTTTATCCTTAAATTTGCTCCAGGCCCGGCTGTGCATACCTACAAAAGGAACGGAATACCAGAGCAAATATTTCATTCCTAAGCGATGAACCCGCTCTATATGCCCCTTCATATCCGGTATTTTGTCCGGACACACGATCCAATCGCCGCAGTATGCATATCCGCGCATATTGTCCGCGGTTTGCCACCCGTCATCAACAATGATGGACTCACACCCCATTTCCTTGGCCAGGCTGCACTGCTCCTCAATCCCCTCCGGCACTAGTCGCTGGTGATAGCTGTACCAGGTTGAGTACATCGGTTCGCGAGCAGAGTCTGGAACCGGGGCAGGAATCAGACCAGGAATGCCGCTCCACCAATTCTGAACTTCATTCAGGGCCTCGCAATAGAACAAGTCCCGGCAATCCACCCTAAGCGTCGCCTCATAATGGCTTAGCGGTGCCACCGGCTCCTCAAATAGGACCACCGAACAATGAAACTCCGCGGTCTCCTCATGAATACCGGCCTTCATCACAATCGGATTCAGAGCATCCGAGAAAGCAAATGTCATCTTGTTTCGGCCATTTCCACTAAAGAGACATATCACTGGAGAGGAGTTCGTCAGTCGGCTGGCATAACCAGCACCCCAATCCGGCACAAATCCCCGGTTCCTTCCGCAGTTCGGATGCCATACCCCATGAATATCAGCTACCGGATGTTTCCAAGTCAATTGAACACTTAGTGGTGTGGCTGGCTTTTCCAGGCTGATTCGGATGTGAACAAGCTCCACCCCAGCTTCAGGAGTCTCCGTCGCAATCTCCGTCTGAACGCCATCGCCACCGTAAGTCCAATGAAAGTGATGTTGCATCATAGACATCTATAGTCCCCCTGTATTCGCTTACATACTTTTAAAGATGTTGTTCAAAAAGTCCGCTTTTGATCACGAAGTGAATCAAGAAGTAACTAAGGCATCGAATCTTGATTTCAGCCGGGCCTAAGCAAATGCTTACGAAGTCATGTTTCCTACGGAAACATCTCAGGTGCTCACGTAGGTTCTGCCTACGCTCCGCTCCTTTCGTCCCTGGCTTCATCCAACCTTCTCGGTGTTGAAAACCGGCCTTTTTGAACACGCACTTGAAGAATACTGCCCCCTAAACATACCTCAATCTAAAATAAGAGAAAACCGGGGAGAAGAACGATTTTACCAGGGGAAATCCTGATCTTGTGTCACACTCATAAAAAAAAGGCCCCGCTTAATGCGAGGCCTTGTTCCAATCGAAGCCGATGACGTTTAGAAAGGCTTTGGCCAGCACCATATGGCCAACTGCATTCGGATGAACCCGATCCCAAGCCATCGTCGCCGGGTAAATGGACTCAAGCACAGAAGCAAATGCTTGCTGTGTATCAACGAACATACATCCGTAATTATCGGCAACGCGCTTCACGACAGATCCATATCGATCCATAGCCGCTCTCATCAGATCATTTGAGTTAGGCTCCAGATAATACGGGGTCATAAGGATAAGTCCTTTCAAAGAGGGGAGCGTCGATTCGACCAAATCTCTAAGTGTCGACTCATATTCCTCCAGATATACATGCCCCTCCGTTATATGCGGCGTATCAAATTGTCTCCACACATCGTTGATCCCAATCATAATAGACAGCCAATCTGGCTTCAAGTCTAGTACATCAGTAGTCCACCGTTGTTGCAAATCCCGGATCGTATTGCCGCTCACGCCCATATTCATGACTCGAATGCCTCGCTCAGGATATACGGACTGGATCAGGGCGTCTACCATCATGACATATCCTTTTCCAATTCCCCCAAATAAGCCTTCTCCATAAGGACGTGCCCTCTCACAATCTGTCACAGAGTCGCCAATCATGATCAGCTTCTCGTTATTACCTATTAACATAGCTGTCTCTCCCTTCGTCAAATCAATTACAAGAGAACTTCACTAGAAATGTGTTAATTTCATAAGGTTTGAACCTATGACGGATCTCGGGACCGTCCACTGCTTCCAATAAAGGGCGTTCCATCATATCGCATAACTGCCAGGAGTAGACCGGGTAATCGCTAGTTAGTGTAACCTCACTACGTCCACCCAGATATTCGTGAAGTCGGACGATCAGAGCATCGCCTTGCTCTGACAGCTTCACCGCATCAATCGCGATACCTTCGGCATCAGTCCGGATTAGCGACCTGCCAGCTCCGGCGGTATATCCCCCCTGCACCGCCTGCAACGGGTTATTCAGCGACCACGCTTCCTCTACCGTGCGTCCGGAAGCCCAATCTCCCAAATGCGGCAGCAAAGCGTAAGTGAAGAGGTGCTCGCCTTGATCAGCCTGCCAGTCCGGCTCTGTGGCCGACTTAATCAATGACAGCCGCATCACATGATCCTTGATGTCGTATCCATATTTGCAGTCATTGAGCAGGCTCACACCATACCCACGCTCCGACAAATCGGCCCACTGATGCCCCACACTCTCGAATCGGGCATAATCCCAGCTCGTATTCCAGTGTGTTGGCCGCTTCACATTGCCGAATTGAATGTCGTAAGTGGCTTCTGTGGATCTTACCGCAACCGGGAACGCAACCTTCATTAGCTGCTGCCGTTCATGCCAATCGACCAGTGTCTCGAAGTCGATCCTCCGATTTCCCGTGTACACCTTAACCTTCTGGGTAATGGTAGAGTCCATATAGCCCCATTTCAATTCCAGTACAGCGGCCAGCGGCCCGCTCTCAATCAAGGACATAGACTGCAAATCTGTAATCTCCCGCATTTTCTCCTGGTAGAACAGATCAATATCCCATGCCTCGTACATTTTGGGCTTATCCTCGAACACTTGCAGTACATTGCCGCACTCTCCCGTGGCGAGTACTTCCCGCTCCGCTTCACGGTCGTAAATGCGGGTTATTTGTCCCGACCCGTTCCATTCTAGAATATAAAATGGAGTGATCAGTCGGGAATCTTCCCAGTGGAATGGCACATCCAACTGGGCCGGTTCAGCCGGACAGGCTTTAAGAATTGCAGAACCCATCATAGGAAGATCAGGAACTTCAATCAGCCATTTGTCTCCCTGTCTTTGTGAACGCAGCACGCGTCCGCTTCCATCTCTCCATTCCCTGTCTTTGCATTCCGCATCCGCTAAAATAACAAGATCGCCCCGGTTATAGAAAGCACCGTTGAACACTGTATATTCTATTTCATCTCTCCCGTCGCTTAAGGTCATTAGACCCGCCTTGGCCGAAGCGGCGGCTTCCTCGCCAATCCGAAGTGCTTCCGCATATTCTGCTCGGGAATCCTCATATACCTCGCGGATGGATGAGCCAGGAATAATATCATGGAACTGATTGCGCAGAATGATTTTCCAACCTTCATACAGCTGCTGAGCCGGATACCTGGATAAATCCCCCGTCTCCGCAGCCAGCATCGCTTGCAGCCATTCAGATTCCCGGTACAACAGCTCCAGCTTCCGGTTCATTCGCTTGTTATATGCCTGGCTCGTATATGTGCCTCTATGGAATTCCAGATACAGCTCTCCATCCCATGTGTGGACATACTCGTCAGTGCTCTCAATCGTTCTCTGCAACCGTTCAAAATATTCATCAGCCCGCCCCGTCTTCACGTTTGGAACTCCTGGAATCTCATCCAGTCTGCGTCGCATTTCCAGCATCTCACGATTAACTCCGCCGCCACCGT
The window above is part of the Paenibacillus lutimineralis genome. Proteins encoded here:
- a CDS encoding alpha-mannosidase, which encodes MFWTEEKLEARIKELGTYRYREAMQLVEWQVQEDEDGANGEYPSQPAGHSVIHLGDYWTGRDRYLWMYKRVDVPADWKGRRIVGRFDFGRTGGGNNSGFESLLFLNGKPYQGVDSNHQEVFLEEDTAGSTLDFAFRLWSGLEGGGKPTPQEHRIKLAELACLDEAADHLYFTGRAVLAVSRQLADSQPEKQELIATLNRAFAELDWTRPGSEAFYASVAAGSALLQTKLAAMKREHPVTVTAVGHTHIDVAWLWRLTHTREKAARSFSTVLRLMKQYPEYIFLQTQPQLYDYIKQDYPEIYAEISERVKEGRWEAGGAMWLEADCNLTSGESLVRQILYGTKFFREEFGAECKYLWLPDVFGYSWALPQILRKSGIDTFMTTKISWSQYNRMPHDTFHWRGIDGTEVLAHFITTPEGPESSAWYYTYNGLIEPFSVQGIWDQYRDKNLNRELLLSYGYGDGGGGVNREMLEMRRRLDEIPGVPNVKTGRADEYFERLQRTIESTDEYVHTWDGELYLEFHRGTYTSQAYNKRMNRKLELLYRESEWLQAMLAAETGDLSRYPAQQLYEGWKIILRNQFHDIIPGSSIREVYEDSRAEYAEALRIGEEAAASAKAGLMTLSDGRDEIEYTVFNGAFYNRGDLVILADAECKDREWRDGSGRVLRSQRQGDKWLIEVPDLPMMGSAILKACPAEPAQLDVPFHWEDSRLITPFYILEWNGSGQITRIYDREAEREVLATGECGNVLQVFEDKPKMYEAWDIDLFYQEKMREITDLQSMSLIESGPLAAVLELKWGYMDSTITQKVKVYTGNRRIDFETLVDWHERQQLMKVAFPVAVRSTEATYDIQFGNVKRPTHWNTSWDYARFESVGHQWADLSERGYGVSLLNDCKYGYDIKDHVMRLSLIKSATEPDWQADQGEHLFTYALLPHLGDWASGRTVEEAWSLNNPLQAVQGGYTAGAGRSLIRTDAEGIAIDAVKLSEQGDALIVRLHEYLGGRSEVTLTSDYPVYSWQLCDMMERPLLEAVDGPEIRHRFKPYEINTFLVKFSCN
- a CDS encoding response regulator transcription factor; the encoded protein is MYKLLVAEDVRTVREAIVRSIDWRALEVEVVGALSNGEEVLEQLDVLAPHILLTDISMPKVNGIELIIGVLQRYPDMKCIILSGLNEFEYARKAISLQVLDYVLKPVDPEQIQRVVGLAVAQLRKEEEERNGLAMAEQLVREQLPNLSGQMPLNSIGGNVKKKKLVDQALEYVLAHYMKRSLTLNDIASHVGLSEKYLNQVFKEVTGTTLNHAIIQIRMEASVKLLKDPTIKIYEICDQIGYTDQDHFRDSFKKHYGLTPTDYRNKFL
- a CDS encoding ABC transporter permease; its protein translation is MGSELESAQMIVGTVPESGLKKVLDRIWKFKLLYLLLLPAFLWVFIFDYLPVFGISVAFMDYNFIRGISGSEWAGLKYFHALFESDMFWTAFKNTLIINLYKMISGFICPILLALALNEIRIKWFKKTLQTAVYLPRFVSWVVYGGIITLLLSPETGIVNKLIELLGGSPAYLLADHHYFRTILVVTDAMKEMGWAAIIYIAAIAGLNPEVNEAAVVDGATRFQRIIYMTLPGISGTIVVMFILRVGFIMSAGLDQVINLYNPMVLQVGDNLDTYIYRVGVEQFNISVAAAADVIKGIIGLAMVVTANHFAKRINDSGIF
- a CDS encoding sensor histidine kinase: MGQSASRKTSRLFNKLSLPLLGLIVVFIVLSTTASSYILIQVQNNHTLKMAEQSMEFVHRNVWYQFDTMKNVSAFVRSNQFIDNLIDRQYKDDYESIGDFFELEKNLQNLSLLSLLHNVASNNAVQTTYSVSMLLEPTSSLYSVSPAHFFGGTGIYQANDLIDAEWYQRLNRNESEGVWWAQPFGTGNVVYLASRKLSYKDGRNIGTVMVGADTRSIQGVIGNAPIDKGYYLLLDEKNRVIYSARHSFMENLNSTPYVQSLHGAKGTVKATVDNESYRIMYNSFDNGWKLVALVPESHFSRYTFMISMICAVIGIIALLVSGFWMHSIVTRVTVPISRLVTAMQRKDVLQLEQPLPSDISEIYEINELNQQFSAMLVMIRQLIEKSFTEEIERRQLQLELLQAQINPHFLYNTLDLINCRALISGDMETSMIVRSLANMFRYGLNKGKTWIPLKDEACQVEAFLDIQKQMLDDLAISIDIPEELASVQVIHLILQPLAENCIVHGFANKTSDCRIEISARREFESVILRVEDNGSGVDPDLMNYRLARENSKEKSSEGGYGTLNVHRRILLNCKERKEDYGLRYIRVPNGTCVEAVMPLIADADEAIKNEGGLRPSLFGNPAPDERMEDE
- a CDS encoding SGNH/GDSL hydrolase family protein; this encodes MLIGNNEKLIMIGDSVTDCERARPYGEGLFGGIGKGYVMMVDALIQSVYPERGIRVMNMGVSGNTIRDLQQRWTTDVLDLKPDWLSIMIGINDVWRQFDTPHITEGHVYLEEYESTLRDLVESTLPSLKGLILMTPYYLEPNSNDLMRAAMDRYGSVVKRVADNYGCMFVDTQQAFASVLESIYPATMAWDRVHPNAVGHMVLAKAFLNVIGFDWNKASH
- a CDS encoding carbohydrate ABC transporter permease produces the protein MKLTATEKLFVVSNYILLSLMTVVIILPFWYVITVSVTPYHIFSAKNGMVLFPASFSLEYYKYLLEKGSLIYQSYGNTLKNTVGGVILALILTSGAAYALAEKKLPGRRILILFFVFTMLFRGGMIPTYITIKQLGLLNTSYVLILVMAFSAFYMIIMKTFFEGIPKSLKESAAIDGASEFRILWQIVLPLSMPVLASIGLMYLVVYWNDFFNAMLYVTDWNKAPVQLVLRTIIASSSLPPELLEAAGTTPPPTIGIQMSAIVIVALPMLIIYPFVQKYFDQGMMVGSVKG
- a CDS encoding glycoside hydrolase family 36 protein, which encodes MSMMQHHFHWTYGGDGVQTEIATETPEAGVELVHIRISLEKPATPLSVQLTWKHPVADIHGVWHPNCGRNRGFVPDWGAGYASRLTNSSPVICLFSGNGRNKMTFAFSDALNPIVMKAGIHEETAEFHCSVVLFEEPVAPLSHYEATLRVDCRDLFYCEALNEVQNWWSGIPGLIPAPVPDSAREPMYSTWYSYHQRLVPEGIEEQCSLAKEMGCESIIVDDGWQTADNMRGYAYCGDWIVCPDKIPDMKGHIERVHRLGMKYLLWYSVPFVGMHSRAWSKFKDKMLYTIEERGWGIVDPRYSEVREYLIGIYEKALLEWDLDGFKLDFMDSFLPPGGQKPEYGNGRDYVSVSEAVDRLMTDIMHRLRMIKPNVMIEFRQSYIGPHMRKYGNMFRASDCPNDSIENRVRTLDIRLLCGSTAAHADPIMWSIKDPVESAALQLINVLFAVPQISVRLDQLPVRHQEMAAFWLCFWRKHRHVLLDGQLEPYHPELLYPVVVAVTSDILIATAYERTVVPLDRELPETVILINGMRENGIIVEWAANAGPRAVTVQDTTGRVVQEYKLGIEGLQQISVPPAGLVTLIAGK
- a CDS encoding extracellular solute-binding protein → MTKLGRKLTSSMLAVVLAGTVALTGCGNSGEPSASPSSSPSEGKETNTADQPYKLNWLKGQDISKPYDYSKDVVKQAIEKKLNIEIVPEMVDVQQYKTKLNLKMTSGDIPDVVRIDFADDFQKYAQQGAFVDLTDLINEKDTPNIVKEVPAEVFEQALVNGKLYGIPYQGGPGAGYRWDLVMRADLLGSTPVPTTLDDYYNLLKKIKAENPDVIPLGGYNAEVGQQKYANNSFDHIFGAFGVTPGFFTETDGKFSNYDIDPKMRDALLYLQKMYSEGLIDKEFATIKEEQLRTKLYSGKLFSWMGWWSTANDYDTQIETNLLKQSGELASDGSLPDQSNSPFKYLTLTGSLVGSDGKAVAPAGAPFNQMTAISVKTKDPARVLQIIEDSLSLENQMLTVWGIEGEDYKIENDKMSVVTDLVDPKTMQDKDGNFRGIQSYLFAPGLKGWPRYLESLPLRHFQALDVAITNKYQITDASNFLDSPTKIAKLVELNTMRDSVFTQIIMGGDIKKFDEFVEKWKSQGGSQILSELEASFMKKQGK